ATCGCGCCCGCGGTGCGGCTCGGCATTCCGGTGTACGTGCTCAACTCGCGCCGTCCCGAAGGAAAGGGGACGAAGATCACCTTCGACGCGCCGAAGCGGTCCGTCAGCGCGATCGCCGGGAAGAACAAGATCTCGCTGCTCAAGATCGGCTCGCCGCGCATGCTGCTCGCGGAAGGCTTTCTCAGATTGGTATTTGAGATCTTTGAACGTCACCGCACGTCGGTGGACGTCGTCGCCACGTCCGAGGTGTCCGTGTCGCTCACCGTGGACGATCCGTCGGCGCTCGAGGCGATCGTGACCGATCTGCGCGCGCTGGGCGACGTCTCGGTGGAGCGAAGCCGCGGCATCGTCGCGGTGGTGGGCGGCGCGATCGCCGAAGGCGGCGAGGCGATGGCGCGCGCGCTGGGCGCGCTCGGCGGCACGCACGTGCACATGCTCTCGCTCAGCGCCACGGGCATCAATCTGACGATGGTCGTCGACGACGATCAGGTGAAGCCCGCGATGCAAAGGCTGCACGCCGCCTTCTTTGAGAGCGCCGCGTCATGACGCGGCACATCGCCATCGTCGGCATGGGCAAGATGGGCCGCGCAATCGCCGAGCTGGCGCCGGCGCGCGGTTGGGAGGTCGTCGCTCGACTCGATGAACCTCATGTGAAGGACGGGATCACGCGCGACATGCTCGGTGGTGCCGACGTCGCGGTGGAATTCACCGTACCCGACGCGGCGCCGAAGAACATTCGCGCGATCGTCGCGGCAGGATGCCCGGTCGTCGTCGGCACGACAGGCTGGTACAACCTCTTCGATGACGTGAAGCACGATGTGAATGTGAGCGGCGGCGCGCTGCTCACCGCGACGAACTTCTCGCTGGGTGTGAACATTTTCGAGCAGATCGCGACCACGGCGGCAGCACTGTTGGCGAAGGTGCCGGGGTTCGAGGCGCATCTCGTGGAGACGCATCACTCGGCGAAGAAGGACGCACCGTCCGGCACTGCCCACACGCTCGCGCAGAGTACCTCGGCGGCGTGGGGCAAGCCGATTCCGATCACGAGCGTGCGTACCGGTTCGGTGCCGGGCACACACGAGTTCATCTTCGATGCCCCGTTCGAGCAGATTCACCTCGAGCACATTGCCCGCGACCGGCGCGTGTTTGCCGAAGGGGCGCTCGTTGCCGCGCGTTGGCTGATCGGCCGCCGCGGCGTGTTCACCATGAAAGACGTTCTCTCGAGTCCGAAATGACCGACGCCCATCGCCCAGCGCCCAACGCCCAGCGCCTCAAGGGCTGCGGCACCGCCCTCGCCACGCCCTTCAACACGGACGGCTCACTCGACGAGGGTGCACTGCGCGCGTTCGTTGATTGGCAGATCGACGAAGGTATTCACTTCCTCGTGCCGTGCGGGAGCACCGGCGAAGCGGCGACGATGACGCTCGACGAGCACGCGCGTGTCGTTCAAATCACGATCGAGCAGGCGAAAGGCCGTGTCCCGATCGTGGCCGGCGCGGGCAGCAACGACACACGGAAGGCGATCGCCCTCTCGAAGGCCATGCGCGATCTCGGAGCGACGCATCTGCTCCACACCTCGCCGATGTACAACAAGCCGCCACAGCGCGGCATCGTCGCGCATTTTCGGGCGATCGCCGACGCGGTGGATTTGCCGATCGTGATCTACAACGTGCCTGGTCGCACGGGGAGCAACATCGAAGCAAAGACGACGCTCGAGATGGCGAAGATTCCCGGTATTGCCGCGGTGAAGGAAGCGTCTGGGAGCCTGCCCCAGATCACCGACATCATTCGCGGGCGCGAAGAGCGCGCGGCGAAGGGCGATCTCGCCCACTTCAGCGTTCTGTCGGGCGACGACGAGATGACGCTCCCTGTCATGGCACTCGGCGGCGACGGCATCGTCTCCGTGGTGTCGAATGCGATCCCGGGCCCGATGGCACAGCTGTGTGAATACATGTTCGCGAATGACATCCAGTCGGCGCGCGCGCTGCACCTCAAGCTGCTGCCGTGGATGCGCGCGGCGTTCGTCGAATCGAATCCCGTGCCGCTCAAGGCCGCGCTCGCGATGATGGGGAAAGCGAAGAACGTGCTGCGCCTCCCGTTGGTGCCGATGCTCGAATCGAACAACGACGCGGTCCGCAACGCACTTCGCGGCGCAGGAGCGTTGTCGTGAGTAACGGTGGTCTCGAGGAGCGAATCGATCAATACGCCGCCACGCCGGCGGGTGAAGTGGTCTCACCGGAAGCGCGAACGACTGTTGAGAGTTTACTCACCGCGCTCGAAGCCGGAGAACTGCGGGCCGCGGAGCGCGGAGCCGATGGGTCCTGGAAGGCCGTTCCGTGGGTGAAGCGCGGCATTCTCCTGGGCTTTCGCGTCGGGCAGCTGGTGGAGTCGGAGGGGCGCGCGCTTTCGTTCGTCGACAAGGATACGTACCCGATTCGGCGTTGGACGGTCGCGCAGAATGTTCGTGTCGTACCGGGCGGCTCGTCCGTTCGGCGTGGCGCGTACGTCGCTCCGTCAGTCGTGTGCATGCCGCCGATGTACATCAACGTCGGTGCGTACGTCGACTCCGGCACCATGGTCGACTCGCACGCGCTCATCGGATCGTGCGCGCAGATCGGCCGTCGCGTCCACGTGAGTGCCGCCGCGCAGATCGGCGGTGTGCTCGAGCCGGTGAACGCCGCGCCCGTGGTGATCGAGGACGACGTGCTCGTCGGGGGCAACTGCGGCGTCTACGAGGGCACGATCGTTCGTGCGCGCGCCGTCCTCGCCGCCGGCGTGGTCCTCACGCGCGGCACGCCGGTCTTCGATCTGGTGAACGAACGCGTGTATAAGGCCACCGCCGAGCGGCCATTAGAGATCCCTGAAGCCGCAGTCGTCGTACCGGGCGCGCGCGCCATCAAGGCGGGATGGGGCGCCGAACAGCAGCTGTCGCTCCAGGCGCCGGTGATCGTGAAGTATCGCGACGAGAAAACCGATCTCGCGACCGCGCTGGAAGGGTGGCTTCGCTGATGGAAGTCCACGGATCGCTCCGCGTTCCCGGCGACAAATCCATCTCCCACCGCGCGTTGATCTTTGGCGCGCTGGGCGACGGTGACTCGCGCGTCACGCACATTCTGGAATCGGCGGACGTACACTCCACCGCGGGCGTGCTGCGCGCGCTCGGCGTCGACATTCCGGAGCTGTCGCCGGATGTGGTCATACGTGGCGTCGGCCTCCGCGGCCTCCGCGCGCCGACTCGCGATCTCGATTGTGGCAATAGCGGCACGACGACGCGGTTGATGGCCGGCGTCGTCGCCGCGTCCGCCGTGGAAGCGACGTTCGTCGGCGACGGGAGCTTGAGCCGGCGTCCGATGCGCCGCGTCGCACGCCCGCTGACGGAAATGGGAGCAACCGTCACGCTGCCCGCGCACGGCGGCCTGCCGATGATCATTCGCGGCGGCTCGGTGCACGGAATCAACTGGACGAGCGAGGTCGCGAGCGCGCAGATCAAGAGCGCGATTCTGCTCGCGGCGCTCGTCGGCGGTGTGCCGGCGGCCGTGAACGAGCCGGTGAAGACTCGCGATCACACGGAACGCATGCTCGCGGCGCGCGGCGCATCGGTGAGCGTCAGACCGGACGGCGTCTCGATCGACCCCGTCGGCCGACTTCACGCTCTCGATACCGATGTCCCCGGCGATCCGTCGTCGGCCGCGTTCTTCGCCGGGTTGGCGGCGGCATCGGACGGCGGTGAGCTTCGACTCGAACGCGTGTGTGTGAACGAAACGCGCATCGGATTCCTGCGCCGCTTGTCCGCGATGGGCGCGTCGGTTCGCGAAGAGAACCGCCGCGAGGAGGGCGGAGATGTCGTCGGGGATCTCATCGTCTCGCCGAATACGTGGCACGCGACGACGATCGAAGCGCGGGATGTGCCGGCGATGATCGACGAACTGCCGTTACTGGCCTGCCTGGCGACGCGCGCCGTTGGCGAGACCACCATCACCGGCGCGAATGAATTGCGCGTGAAGGAGAGCGATCGCATCACGGCGGTCGTGACGAACCTTCGCGCCCTCGGCGCTGATGTCGAGGAGCTCGAGGATGGGATGTTGATTCGCGGATCGCGCCGGCCATTGCGCGGACGCGTGGTCACGCACGCCGACCATCGCCTGGCGATGGCGTTTGGCATCCTTGGCGCCGTGGGCGAGAACGCGATCGACGTCGACGACCGCGAATGCGTCGCCGTGTCGTATCCGAATTTCTGGGCGGATCTCGACCGCGTGCGGCGCGCATGAGCGACCGAACGATCGTCATCGCGATCGACGGTCCGGCCGCATCCGGCAAGTCCTCGACGGCGCAGTGGGTCGCGCGCCGGCTTGGATTCTTTCACGTTGATTCGGGGTCGTTGTATCGCGCGGCGACCGCGGTGCAGCTGGAGCGGCAGGCAAATGCCGAGACGTGGACGGACGACGCCGTGTTGCGCGAGGTGTCGCGCATCAGCTTCGTGCCAAAGGACGCCGCGTTCGTTCCCTTGATCGACGAGCAGCCCTCGGACGACCTACTTCGCGGAACCGAGGTCACGCGTCACGTGTCGCGCGTGGCGACGATGGCCGCCGTTCGCGACTGGGTGAACGCGCAGGTGCGGCGGGCGGGACAGTCGCGAAACGTCGTCGTGGACGGGCGCGACATCGGCACCGTGGTGTTTCCCGCCGCCGACCTCAAGGTGTTTCTGGTCGCCGATCCGTGGGAGCGAGCGCGCCGCCGGCTGATCCAGCGTCTGGGCCGTCATCCGGTCGACGAGGAGATCGCGGCCGAGACGGAGCTGATCGTCAAGCGCGATGCGAAGGACGCGACCCAAACGGTTCAGGCTGCCGACGCCGTGTTGATCGACACGACGTATTTGACGCAGGAAGACCAGGTGGAGCGGATCGTGGCGTTGGCGAGAGCGGCTGCGGACGCCGTAAATCACCGTGCCAAAGGCACTTCGGGCGGTTGACGCCTAGCATTTTCGAGCCTATCTTTGAAGGCTCGCGAATTGTGTCATTCCGAGGGCGCAGTCCGAGGAATCTGGCGTCAGCATAGAGGGGCATCTCTGTCCGGACGAAAGATCCCTCGCTTCGCTCGGGATGACAAAACACAAACCTCGCCGCGGCGAGCCTAAACACCCGCGAACCGATCGGGAGATCACACTACCAGCATGCCAACGCTCGAATCCCCCACCGCAACCGGCACGGCCGTCTCTGAGCGCGAAAAGCGCGATGCGCAGAAAGCTCAGCTTCGTCCGCTTGCCAACCGCCGCCCCGAGCTCTACGACGAGGATGAGTACGAATCCGAAGCGTATGAGAAAATGATGGAGCTCTACAACGGTACGCTCGCTTCGATCGAAGAGGGCGAGATCGTGAAGAGCAAGGTGCTCGAGATCCGCGACAACATGGTCGTCCTCGACATCGGCTTCAAATCGGAAGGCTCGGTTCCCCTCGAAGAGTTCAAGGACCATCCGGATCTCAAGCCGGGTGACGAAGTCGAAGTCCTGCTCGAGCACCTCGAGGACCAGGAAGGCTCCGTCGTTCTGTCGAAGAAGAAAGCCGACTTCATGCGCGTGTGGGAGAAGATCCGCCTCGCGTACGAGAACGATCAGCCGGTGGAAGGCACCCTGGTCAAGAAGATCAAGGGCGGTGTGGTGGTGGACCTGATGGGCGTCGACGCGTTCCTGCCGGGATCGCAGATCGCGCTCCGCCGCGTCCCGAACATCGACGAGCTGCTCGGCCAGAAGTTCGAGTTCAAGATCATCAAGCTGAACAAGCGCCGCCGCAACATCGTCGTCTCGCGCCGCGTGATCCTCGAGAACGAGCGCGCCGGCAAGCGTGAAAAGCTGATGAAGGAGCTCGAGAAGGATCAGGTGCGGAAGGGCGTCGTCAAGAACATCACCGACTTCGGTGCCTTCATCGATCTCGGCGGCGTCGACGGCCTGCTCCACATCACCGACATGTCGTGGGGCCGCATCTCGCACCCGTCGGAGCTCGTGTCGATCGGCGCGGAGCTCGAGGTCAAGGTGCTCGACATCGATTGGACGCGCGAGCGCATCTCGCTCGGTCTCAAGCAGCTCCAGAGCTACCCGTGGAAGGACGTCGCCGACAAGTATCCGGTCGGCACGCGCGTCACGGGCAAGGTGGTGTCGATCACGAACTACGGCGCCTTTATCGAGCTCGAGCCGGGCATCGAAGGCCTGGTGCACATCAGCGAGATGAGCTGGACGCGCAACGTGCGTCATCCGTCCAAGCTGGTGAGCATCGGCGAGACGATCGAGGCCGTGGTGCTCAAGGTCGATCCGAACGAAGAGAAGATCTCGCTCGGCATGAAGCAGACGGAGCAGGATCCATGGATGGTGCTGCCGCTCAAGTACCCGGTGGGCACGCGCATCAACGGCAAGGTTCGGAACCTCACGTCGTTCGGCGCGTTCGTCGAGATCGAGCCGGGCATCGACGGTCTGATTCACATCTCCGACATGAGCTGGACCAAGCGCGTCCAGCATCCGTCGGAAGTGGTGAAGAAGGGCGATGCGGTCGATGTCGTGATCTTGAATATCGATTCTGAAAACAAGCGCATCTCGCTCGGGCTCAAGCAGGCCGAGGAAGATCCGTGGCTCCGTATCGGCGAGACGTACCCGGTCGGCACCGAGCTCACGGGCGCGGTCGTGCGCCTGATGGACAAGGGCGTGGTCGTCGACATCGGCAACGACATCGAAGGCTTCGTTCCGCTGTCGCAGCTCAATCTCACCGGCAAGCCGGTGAACAGTCCGGCGGACATCGTGTACGAGACGATGCGCCTCGACATGCGCGTCATGGAAGTCGATCCGATTCATCGCCGGATCGTGCTGTCGGTGACGAACATTCCCGAGGAGCAGCCGCCGCGTCCCGAGACGCCGTCGAAGATCATCCCGATGGAGTCCGAACACGACATGGGCTATCCGCCGGTCGATCTCTCGGCGATTCCGGAAGAGTAGGCCGGGGCACTGCGCCGCAGGATGTGAGACGCCCTCGACACCATGTCGAGGGCGTTTTGCGTTACGGGTTGGGGGTTGTCGAGACGAGCCGTTCCGGCTAGCGTGAGTGAGTACTCACTCACTACCAGGCACCATGACGATTCTCATCGTTGGAGCCGGACCCACGGGCTTGATGGCCGCCGCATCCATCGCCCGTTTCGGCGTCGCCGTTCGGCTCATCGATCGCGCCAGCGAACCGCCGGCCGATCGCTCGCGCGCCGCAGTCGTTCAGCCCCGCACGCTCGAGGCATTCGACAACCTCGGCATCGCGCAGGAAGCGATCGGCGCCGGCACGCCGGTGGACTCGGTCGAGCTCTACAAACCGTCGGGCACACACGCCACGCTGACATTCGCGGAGCCCGGTTGGCTCGATTCACCGTACGACAAGCTGCTTTCGCTGCCGCAGGATCAGACCGAGCGCATTCTCACCGAATTGTGTACGCGCCTCGGGATCACGATCGAACGCGGCGTTCAGCTCGTAGGGCTGAGTCAGAGCGCTGACGCCGTCCGCGCGACACTTCGCCATGCGGACGGTGCAAACGAAACGGTCGATGCCGAGTGGGTCGTTGGCGCCGATGGCGCGCACAGCACGGTGCGCGAGCTGAGCGGACTGACGTTTCCCGGCTTGACGTACGCCGACGACGGATTGATCGGGGACGTCGACATCGAGTGGAAACTCTCGCACGACAGCGTCAGTCTCTGTCCCCGGCCGGAAGGATTTCTACTCGCCTTTCCGCTGCCGGGCGATCGACACTTTCGAACGATCATGATCGTTCCGAGCGTGCGGCCAACTGAAGACAGAACGCTGAGCATGGAAGAATTCCGTTCGCGGCTCGAGTACATGACGCCGCACGGTTGCGGCTCGGGCTCGGGGAGCGCGCCGCCGAAAATTCTCCGCTCGCACTGGCTCACGCGGTATCGCCTGCATCGTCGCGGCGTCACGTCGTACAGCCGCGGTCGCGTGTTCGTTGGCGGCGACGCCGCGCACATTCACAGTCCGGTCGGTGCGCAGGGAATGAACACGGGTATTCAGGACGCCTACAATCTCGCGTGGAAGTTGGCGCTCGTCGCGCGCGGCGAGGCGCCGGCGTGGCTGCTCGAGACATACGACGAAGAACGCCGACACATCGGCGAGCTGCTGTTGAATGGAACGGACAAGGCGTTTGGCTTCGTTGCCGGGCGAGGATGGTTCGCGCGGACGGTGCGCCGCATCGCGCCGACGTTGGCGGCGCGCGCGCTCAGCGCGCCGGTCATCGGCAAGACGCTGGCGCGCTTCGTCTCGCAGCTCCAGATCAAATATCGAGAGAGCCGCTTGTCGGTTGAAGGGTCGCACGCGGCGAGCCTCGGGGCTCACGCACCGCATGCCGGCGACCGCGCGCCCGACGTTCACCTCTCGTCCGCGAACGGACAACCGGTTCGACTGTTCGACGAGTTTCGCGAGCCACGACACGTGCTGGTCGTGTTCGAGGGGAATTCAACGACGGCCAACGCCGCGCCGGGCGATGGCGCATTGCCCGAGAATATGAAACAGCTCGTGAAGATGATTCGCCTCACGCGAGCGACGACCGGCTCGCGCGACGGTGCACGGCTCGACTCGGACGGCGCCGCACACGACCGATACGGCGCGGCGAACGGCGCCTTGTACCTCGTGCGCCCCGACGGCTACATCGGCTTTCGCGGCAGCCTCGAAGATTGGTCCGATCTTCGGACCGACCTCGCTCGCCGCTTTCTAGTTTCATAATAACCGGCATGCCCCGCAAACGAGTGAAACCCGCGCCCACGTTCACGGCGGATCCGGAGTGGTTCGCCGATGACGACACGATGTCGCCCTCGCAGCGGCGGATTGCGGCCGCGGCGATCGAGGCCTTCGCGATGCAGGGATTCAACGGCACCGCCACGAGCGACATCGCCAAGCGAGCCGGCGTCGCCGAAGGGACGATCTTCAAGTATTACCCGACGAAGAAGAAGTTGCTGATCGGCGCCGTGGCGCCGCTCATGATGCGCGCGCTGACGCCCATGCTCCGCCGCAGCGTGGAGCGGGTGCTGAGCGCCGACTACGCCACGTTCGAGGATTTCGTAATCGCCTTCGCGCGCGACCGGCTCGACTTCGCGCAGGCACATCCGGCATTGCTCAAGCTGTTGGTGCAGGAGATTCCGTTTCATCCGGAGCTGCGAGAACACTTCGAGCGCATCGTTTTCGCGCAGGTATTTCCGCTCGCGCTCTCGGCCATCGAACGGTTTCAGGCACGGAAGCAGATTCGGGCGATGCCGCCGCTCACGGTGGCGCGGATCATGGGCTCGGTGATCGTCGGTTATGTCGTGAGCCGAGTGTTCCTCGCACCGGACGCGGTGTGGGATGACGAGCGGGAGATCGATACCCTCGCCGGCGTGTTGGCGCGCGGATTGAGACCCGGTTGATGAGCTACCGGCGGCCGATCGCGGTGAACGTGCCTGTCGGCCCGCGATCGAAGTCGCCAAGGTTGATCATCCCGTCCGAGATCGTACCACGTATCGTGTCAAGATTCATCGCCGTCGCGGTGAACCTGACTTCGCTGCAGTCCGGCGTTCCGCCGTTTCTTCCGGTGCAGATGTTGTGAAATGACGCCGTGAAGGAGAAGTGGCCACTCGTATCGATCGTCGTGTGCTCGGCGATACCGCCGCTGAACTGCTGCAGTGGATAGCATTCCGGAACGCGACCAACTTCGCAGAATTGGAGCAAGCCATCGATCGTGATCGGCCGGTAGGCCCTTCCGTCGTTGACCGAGACGGTCGTTACCGGACCGGCGGTGTCTCTCGCTTCCAAATGGGCGACGTAGTAGTGATGCGGCCCCTTCTCGAGCGCAGGATC
This is a stretch of genomic DNA from Gemmatimonadaceae bacterium. It encodes these proteins:
- a CDS encoding 30S ribosomal protein S1; its protein translation is MPTLESPTATGTAVSEREKRDAQKAQLRPLANRRPELYDEDEYESEAYEKMMELYNGTLASIEEGEIVKSKVLEIRDNMVVLDIGFKSEGSVPLEEFKDHPDLKPGDEVEVLLEHLEDQEGSVVLSKKKADFMRVWEKIRLAYENDQPVEGTLVKKIKGGVVVDLMGVDAFLPGSQIALRRVPNIDELLGQKFEFKIIKLNKRRRNIVVSRRVILENERAGKREKLMKELEKDQVRKGVVKNITDFGAFIDLGGVDGLLHITDMSWGRISHPSELVSIGAELEVKVLDIDWTRERISLGLKQLQSYPWKDVADKYPVGTRVTGKVVSITNYGAFIELEPGIEGLVHISEMSWTRNVRHPSKLVSIGETIEAVVLKVDPNEEKISLGMKQTEQDPWMVLPLKYPVGTRINGKVRNLTSFGAFVEIEPGIDGLIHISDMSWTKRVQHPSEVVKKGDAVDVVILNIDSENKRISLGLKQAEEDPWLRIGETYPVGTELTGAVVRLMDKGVVVDIGNDIEGFVPLSQLNLTGKPVNSPADIVYETMRLDMRVMEVDPIHRRIVLSVTNIPEEQPPRPETPSKIIPMESEHDMGYPPVDLSAIPEE
- a CDS encoding 2,3,4,5-tetrahydropyridine-2,6-dicarboxylate N-succinyltransferase; this encodes MSNGGLEERIDQYAATPAGEVVSPEARTTVESLLTALEAGELRAAERGADGSWKAVPWVKRGILLGFRVGQLVESEGRALSFVDKDTYPIRRWTVAQNVRVVPGGSSVRRGAYVAPSVVCMPPMYINVGAYVDSGTMVDSHALIGSCAQIGRRVHVSAAAQIGGVLEPVNAAPVVIEDDVLVGGNCGVYEGTIVRARAVLAAGVVLTRGTPVFDLVNERVYKATAERPLEIPEAAVVVPGARAIKAGWGAEQQLSLQAPVIVKYRDEKTDLATALEGWLR
- the dapA gene encoding 4-hydroxy-tetrahydrodipicolinate synthase, with product MTDAHRPAPNAQRLKGCGTALATPFNTDGSLDEGALRAFVDWQIDEGIHFLVPCGSTGEAATMTLDEHARVVQITIEQAKGRVPIVAGAGSNDTRKAIALSKAMRDLGATHLLHTSPMYNKPPQRGIVAHFRAIADAVDLPIVIYNVPGRTGSNIEAKTTLEMAKIPGIAAVKEASGSLPQITDIIRGREERAAKGDLAHFSVLSGDDEMTLPVMALGGDGIVSVVSNAIPGPMAQLCEYMFANDIQSARALHLKLLPWMRAAFVESNPVPLKAALAMMGKAKNVLRLPLVPMLESNNDAVRNALRGAGALS
- a CDS encoding dihydrodipicolinate reductase C-terminal domain-containing protein codes for the protein MTRHIAIVGMGKMGRAIAELAPARGWEVVARLDEPHVKDGITRDMLGGADVAVEFTVPDAAPKNIRAIVAAGCPVVVGTTGWYNLFDDVKHDVNVSGGALLTATNFSLGVNIFEQIATTAAALLAKVPGFEAHLVETHHSAKKDAPSGTAHTLAQSTSAAWGKPIPITSVRTGSVPGTHEFIFDAPFEQIHLEHIARDRRVFAEGALVAARWLIGRRGVFTMKDVLSSPK
- a CDS encoding FAD-dependent monooxygenase, encoding MTILIVGAGPTGLMAAASIARFGVAVRLIDRASEPPADRSRAAVVQPRTLEAFDNLGIAQEAIGAGTPVDSVELYKPSGTHATLTFAEPGWLDSPYDKLLSLPQDQTERILTELCTRLGITIERGVQLVGLSQSADAVRATLRHADGANETVDAEWVVGADGAHSTVRELSGLTFPGLTYADDGLIGDVDIEWKLSHDSVSLCPRPEGFLLAFPLPGDRHFRTIMIVPSVRPTEDRTLSMEEFRSRLEYMTPHGCGSGSGSAPPKILRSHWLTRYRLHRRGVTSYSRGRVFVGGDAAHIHSPVGAQGMNTGIQDAYNLAWKLALVARGEAPAWLLETYDEERRHIGELLLNGTDKAFGFVAGRGWFARTVRRIAPTLAARALSAPVIGKTLARFVSQLQIKYRESRLSVEGSHAASLGAHAPHAGDRAPDVHLSSANGQPVRLFDEFREPRHVLVVFEGNSTTANAAPGDGALPENMKQLVKMIRLTRATTGSRDGARLDSDGAAHDRYGAANGALYLVRPDGYIGFRGSLEDWSDLRTDLARRFLVS
- a CDS encoding TetR/AcrR family transcriptional regulator — its product is MPRKRVKPAPTFTADPEWFADDDTMSPSQRRIAAAAIEAFAMQGFNGTATSDIAKRAGVAEGTIFKYYPTKKKLLIGAVAPLMMRALTPMLRRSVERVLSADYATFEDFVIAFARDRLDFAQAHPALLKLLVQEIPFHPELREHFERIVFAQVFPLALSAIERFQARKQIRAMPPLTVARIMGSVIVGYVVSRVFLAPDAVWDDEREIDTLAGVLARGLRPG
- the cmk gene encoding (d)CMP kinase encodes the protein MSDRTIVIAIDGPAASGKSSTAQWVARRLGFFHVDSGSLYRAATAVQLERQANAETWTDDAVLREVSRISFVPKDAAFVPLIDEQPSDDLLRGTEVTRHVSRVATMAAVRDWVNAQVRRAGQSRNVVVDGRDIGTVVFPAADLKVFLVADPWERARRRLIQRLGRHPVDEEIAAETELIVKRDAKDATQTVQAADAVLIDTTYLTQEDQVERIVALARAAADAVNHRAKGTSGG
- the aroA gene encoding 3-phosphoshikimate 1-carboxyvinyltransferase; its protein translation is MEVHGSLRVPGDKSISHRALIFGALGDGDSRVTHILESADVHSTAGVLRALGVDIPELSPDVVIRGVGLRGLRAPTRDLDCGNSGTTTRLMAGVVAASAVEATFVGDGSLSRRPMRRVARPLTEMGATVTLPAHGGLPMIIRGGSVHGINWTSEVASAQIKSAILLAALVGGVPAAVNEPVKTRDHTERMLAARGASVSVRPDGVSIDPVGRLHALDTDVPGDPSSAAFFAGLAAASDGGELRLERVCVNETRIGFLRRLSAMGASVREENRREEGGDVVGDLIVSPNTWHATTIEARDVPAMIDELPLLACLATRAVGETTITGANELRVKESDRITAVVTNLRALGADVEELEDGMLIRGSRRPLRGRVVTHADHRLAMAFGILGAVGENAIDVDDRECVAVSYPNFWADLDRVRRA